The Thermodesulfovibrionia bacterium genome contains a region encoding:
- a CDS encoding JAB domain-containing protein gives MEIQVSEKGSIKSSNDAARILKSILSAEPEIEREKEHFWAIGLNIKNQIKYVELVSLGTLTASLVHPRETFRMAVLKGIASLIVGHNHPSGDTTPSRDDLTITKRLKEAGEILGINLIDHVIVTETEHKSLMEGGLI, from the coding sequence ATGGAGATTCAGGTCAGTGAAAAAGGGTCTATCAAAAGTTCAAATGACGCAGCCAGGATATTGAAATCAATACTATCAGCTGAGCCTGAGATCGAGAGAGAAAAAGAGCATTTTTGGGCTATCGGGCTCAACATAAAAAACCAAATCAAATATGTTGAGCTTGTAAGCCTCGGCACATTGACCGCTTCTCTTGTTCATCCTCGTGAGACCTTCAGAATGGCGGTACTGAAAGGCATAGCAAGTCTGATCGTCGGCCATAACCATCCGTCTGGAGACACGACACCATCAAGAGATGATCTGACAATAACCAAGCGCCTTAAAGAAGCAGGGGAAATCCTCGGCATCAACTTAATTGACCATGTAATCGTCACAGAGACAGAACACAAAAGTTTAATGGAAGGAGGACTGATATGA